The sequence below is a genomic window from Chloroflexota bacterium.
GGCAGGTATCGCTGGGACATGCTGCTTTCTACGGCACTGGAGCTTTCATCTCTGCCATACTAACCGCCAAAAACGATTGGTCTCCCTGGCTGGCAATGCCGCTGGCAGCCATATCCACAGGAGTAATAGCTTACCTGGTAGGTTTGCCTATCTTCCGTCTGAGAGGCAACTACTTGGCGATGGGCACTCTGGGTTTGGGCATAATTTTCTATATCCTGTTCAACGAGCTTGACCAGTATACCGGTGGGCCCTCTGGTTTACCAGGCGTGCCTGGACTCTCGATAGCCGGATTTGCCTTCGACACCGACTTTAGATACTATTACCTGGTATGGGTGGTATGTGCGGCGATGCTTATCATCTCACACAATATCATACGCTCTCGCTCCGGTCGTGCCCTACGCGCCATTCACGGCAGTGAAGCGGCCTCGGAGTCGGTGGGCATAAACGTCCCTCAGTTCAAAATACAAGTTTTTGTCTTGAGCGCTGTCTTTGCTTCCATAGCTGGTAGTCTTTATGTGCACTATTTGGCTTATGTATCCCCTAGCCCCTTCGACTTCATTTTCTCCATCAAGCTGGTACTTATGGCAGTCATAGGAGGGCTGGCCAATA
It includes:
- a CDS encoding branched-chain amino acid ABC transporter permease; amino-acid sequence: MLGRKFKWQYAVAALFVGGLVLFPFSGSIYYTSLMIVIAIYSMLTIGLCLLMGYTGQVSLGHAAFYGTGAFISAILTAKNDWSPWLAMPLAAISTGVIAYLVGLPIFRLRGNYLAMGTLGLGIIFYILFNELDQYTGGPSGLPGVPGLSIAGFAFDTDFRYYYLVWVVCAAMLIISHNIIRSRSGRALRAIHGSEAASESVGINVPQFKIQVFVLSAVFASIAGSLYVHYLAYVSPSPFDFIFSIKLVLMAVIGGLANIWGAVFGAAAVVMIDQHLGAFGELDTILFGLILMVVMIFMSRGLIPGIGNLYEKWQNWRAKVQDPSSAR